In Labeo rohita strain BAU-BD-2019 unplaced genomic scaffold, IGBB_LRoh.1.0 scaffold_30, whole genome shotgun sequence, a genomic segment contains:
- the LOC127160203 gene encoding tripartite motif-containing protein 16, translated as MAEARFSQDEFLCPVCLDLLKDPVAIPCGHSYCKSCITGCWDQEDQMRVYSCPQCRQTFSPRPALARNTMLAEVVDKLKKTKLPADCYAGAGDVECDVCTGRKYKAVKSCLVCLNSYCQTHLEQHESWFKGKRHNLTDATGRLQEMICHEHEKLLEVFCRTDQEFICMLCTMDEHKNHDNVSAAAQRTEKQKQLKEMQKTFQQRIQQREKDLQQLREAVESHKRSAQTEVEDSERIFTELIRSIERSRSELIRLIRDQEKAAVSRAEGRLEQLEQEINDLRRRDAELEQLSHTQDHIQFLQSFQSLSAPPESTDVNDNPFSSLVSFDDLRESVRQLRDKLEEELKKISDKVTFTNVVPRTRNDFLQYSHQLTPDLNTVNKKISLSDNNRVITVYRTETEPEPQQYPDHPDRFSFWEQLLCRESVCGRCYWEVEWSSLVLISVSYKSIRRIGLWKECQFGCNDQSWCLICCSDSYTFRHNDKRTVFFGMPSRCRRVGVYVDHSAGTLSFYSVSDTMSLIHTVQTTFTQPLYPGFGFEVYYGRVKLC; from the exons ATGGCAGAAGCCAGATTTTCTCAGGATGAGTTCCTGTGTCCAGTGTGTCTGGATCTCCTGAAGGATCCAGTGGCCATtccctgtggacacagttactgtaagagctgtattacaggctgctgggatcaggaggatcagatgagagtctacagctgccctcagtgcagacagaccttcagtCCAAGACCTGCTTTAGCTAGAAACACCATGCTGGCTGAAGTGGTGGACAAACTGAAGAAaaccaaacttcctgctgactGTTACGCTGGAGCTGGAGATGTGGAGTGTGATGTTTGTACTGGAAGAAAATACAAAGCCGTCAAGTCCTGTCTGGTGTGTCTGAACTCTTACTGTCAAACTCAccttgaacaacatgagagttgGTTTAAAGGAAAGAGACACAATTTGACTGATGCCACTGGACGACTGCAGGAGATGATCTGCCACGAACATGAGAAGCTCCTTGAGGTTTTCTGTCGCACTGATCAGGAGTTTATATGCATGCTGTGTACGATGGATGAACATAAAAACCACGACAATGTATCAGCTGCAGCACAGAGGACAGAGAAACAG AAGCAGCTGAAGGAGATGCAGAAGACATTCCAGCAGAGAatccagcagagagagaaagatcttcagcagctgagagaggctgtggagtctcataag cgctctgcacagacagaagtggaggacagtgagaggatctttactgagctcatccgctccattgagagaagCCGCTCTGAGCTGATACGActgatcagagatcaggaaaaGGCTGCAGTGAGTCGAGCTGAAGGACGACTGGAGCaactggagcaggagatcaatgatctgaggaggagagacgctgagctggagcagctttcacacacacaggatcacaTCCAGTTCCTGCAG agtttccagtctctctcagcACCTCCTGAATCTACAGACGTAAATGACAATCCCTTCAGTTCTCTCGTCTCTTTTGATGATCTGAGAGAATCTGTCCGTCAGCTGAGAGACAAACTGGAGGAGGAGCTCAAGAAGATCTCAGACAAAG TCACATTCACCAACGTTGTTCCCAGGACTAGGAATGACTTCCTACAAT ATTCCCATCAGCTCACTCCGGATTTGaacacagtaaataaaaaaatcagtctgTCTGACAATAACAGAGTGATTACTGTCTATCGCACAGAGACTGAGCCTGAGCCTCAGcagtatcctgatcatccagacagatttagTTTCTGGGAGCAGCTGTTgtgcagagagagtgtgtgtggacgctgttactgggaggttgAGTGGAGCAGTTTAGTGTtaatatcagtgtcatataagagcatcaggaGGATAGGATTGTGGAAAGAGTGTCAGTTTGGATGTAACGATCAGTCCTGGTGTTTGATCTGCTGTTCGGACAGTTACACATTCAGACACAATGACAAAAGGACTGTTTTCTTTGGAATGCCCAGCAGGTGTCGtagagtaggagtgtatgtggaccacagtgcaggaactctgtccttctacagcgtctctgacacaatgagcctcatTCACACAGTCCAGACtacattcactcagccgctctatcctgggttcGGGTTTGAAGTTTATTATggaagagttaaactgtgttga